The following DNA comes from Erigeron canadensis isolate Cc75 chromosome 3, C_canadensis_v1, whole genome shotgun sequence.
tttaagactatcagtgtaaaatcaaatatgatttcgcATTGAATGCACTTATTTCTGACCTGTATATTCTCATACAGTTCCCGTGTTGAAAGAAACACCTAAAACAAATGTTACTCGAACATTCCAAACGCCGGACGGATCGCAGTTTTTTGTCCCAATAGTTGATTACAAAAGATAACCTGTGATAGGAAAAAACTATGGATCACTTGAAAGATGTCGTAAGATGTACCACGAGTATGCTTATTATTCTGGTTTTGAAATCAGAAAAGGGAGCCAGAAAACTAATTTGTCGGGAATAGTAAGACAAAAGTACTATCTTTGTCAAAGAGCTGGAGAAAGAAAGAAGGTTCACATAGATAGtttagaaagaaatgaaaaaaaagttagaaaaagcaGCATGGAATCCATTGGATGTAGAGCTAGAGTGAGATTTGACTTGGATTACTTAAACGAAACATACATAATAGCTGATTTCCATGCAATTCATAATCATGAATTGGTTCCGCGAGAGTATAGACATCTATGCAAAACAGATAGACAACTAAAATATGCAGAGTAGCTATTTGTCTACAACGCCTCCATCTCAAACGTTGGACCAACAAAAGCTCATCAACTGTACAGTAACTTGAAGGGAAGCTCGTTAAATGTAAACGGGACAGTTGATGATTTCAGAAACTGGAAGAGGGACCTATATGTGTACATCAATGAAAGTGACGCTCAAATTTTAGTTAACAAAATGATGGAAATGAGAGAACATATCCCTGGTTTTGCATTTGAGTATAAGGTTGACAACTCTGACTTGCACCCACTCTTTTGGGCCGATAATGTAACAAGGCGTAACTATGAAGAATTCAGCGACATAATGTCTTTTGATACAACGTATCGAACAAACaagtatattttttagtttttaaataggtttatttgtatagaactcatttgccttgtctcaaatttatacattaatcatatataaatttttcatagtgtatgcttaaaatcactTTATTGTCTAGAtctataaaatcatatatgattttgtatagggttttgacactatatatgtaaaatcatttatgattttaaatCGTTTTCCCAAATGCATGagtaaaatcatttatgattttaaatatttgttcttaaaatcaaatatgattttgcacatatagttacaaaaacagaattctctataatctctatacataatcaaatatgattatgaacataaaattaaacaataacAGATTACAAATTGAAATTGATTGTACATGAATATGGTTTTTGATGATAGGTACAACATGATGTTTGTCCCTTTCACGGGAATAGACAACCATAACAAATGCGTAACCTTTGCTGCTAGGTTGATAAGAGATGAGAAGCAAGAAACATACACATGGCTTCTAAAATGTTTCATGGATAACTTCAAGAAAGAGCCAACAATGGTGGTAACAGATTAAGACAAAGCCATGGAGAttggaataaaaaatatatttaagactGCAAAACATAGGCTGTGCATGTGGCACATAACACAAAAACTGCCAACAAAGGTGATGTCTGTTACCAATCCAAAAGGATTGTATACTGTTTTTCTCAATTATGATTATTTCAGTgaataatcaattttgatttaataCTATTAAGAGAGGCAACTCCAAGTATAGAAGATAAAACTAAGAGAGACTTCAAGAGCAGGTTTGACAGTATAGTTTGGAATATTCACATGGAACCAAAAACTTTCGAGGAAAAATGAGAGAAGTTGATGATTGATTTTTCATTACAAAATGATAATTGGTTCAAGTATATGTTTCAAATCAGATCAAAGTGGATACCAACTTACTTCATTGACACTCCAATGTGTGGCCTGATGAGAACAACATCAAGGTCAGAAAGCGAGaatgattttttttctcatttcacAAGATCAGCGTCAAATCTGGTGAGTTTCATGAGTGGATTTGAATCAGCAATGATGAAACAAAGGTCAAAACAAGAAAAGTTAGATGCTGAAACAATAAAGAAGACTCCGATATTGAACACAAAACTCAAAATAGAAATGCATGCTTCAAAACTGTACACAAAAACAGTTTTTCAGATGATACAGAAGGAAATAGAAGCCGGTCTATATGATTGTTTAGTTGCCCAAATGACTGCCGAAGAAGAGTGtcaaatttatatcattaatgAGATGTTAAAGAGGAAAGTGAAAGAGACTGGACAAAATGTGATTCAGTATAAGGTaaagcttttattttattaaataaatgttatgtttaaatcaaatttgattcaacACTGAAATAATTTTATGTCAATGAAGGTATTGCATAACCTTAGGGATGGTTCTGTTGTGTGTACCTGTAGACACTATCTCCGTTTAGGTCTCCTTTGCCGACATTGTTTCAGTGTTTTGAAGAACAATAATATAGACGAAATACACACACAATACATTATGAGGCGGTGGACAAAAGGCATCATACCACCTGATTTGAGATCTAGCAGAAATAGATTTGACAATGGAAATGTTGGTACTCAAAAGTTGGTTGCTGAAGCAAGTTCAGTTTTTGAGGACTGCTTGCATCTTGTTGTGAATGATGATGAAAAACTTAAAGAGTTTCTGGAAAAAGTTAAATCGTTGAAGTCAGAAGTTGGGGCTGTTATGGCAAACCAAccaccaaagaaaaaaaatgaagtgaTATCAAGAATGATGGGTGTTGAAAAACCAGATTCAAACGAAATAAAAAACGCACCAGTTGGAGTGTATAAGGGATGTGGAACTGTTAACCGTATAATGGGCGGTAAGGAGAAAGGAATAAAAGAAAGCAATAAAAGAAAGAGGAAGTGCACTACATGCGGAGATACGAATCACAACAGCAGGACATatggaaaaaagaaacaaaaattcaatgaaaAAGTGAATACTGAAGGAGCTTCAAACAATTAGAcaggtattttttttctttatgacACATATTCTATTCATGGATTATAGTTTTAATTGGTTGATCAATTGTCTAGACATTGTGTAATAAAATTTGGTTCTGAAATATGatcaattttgttttcttctttgataaattcaaatatgatttagaaaatgtttcttcatatgaacttcttttaaatgtttttttttctaatattattctcaaaatcaaatatgattttgtatgccTTTTTCACAcagtatgcgtaaaatcaaatatgattctgtgTATTTTTCACAcagtatgcttaaaatcatatatgattttctataccTTACTCACACAATACGcttaaatcaaatatgattttgtatacctTTCTCACACAATTtgcttaaaatcaaatatgatattCATTGTTAACAACATATGCTTCATTGAAAGATTCTACATAAGACAAAATATTAAGATGAGTAACAATCTATCTTTAAATAAAATCCAATTATGatcaattttgttttcttcttgataaattcaaatatgatttagaaaatgtttcttcatatggacttcttttaaatgttttttttttctaatattattctcaaaatcaaatatgattttttatacctttttcacacagtatgcgtaaaatcaaatatgattttatacctttttcacaCAAGacgcataaaatcaaatatgattttgtatatgtttctACATATGGACTCCACTTGTATATTTCATTAAATAGTTTAttctcaaaatcaaatatgattttttatacctttttcacaccgtatgcgtaaaatcaaatatgatttttatacctttttcacaCAGTacgcataaaatcaaatatgattttttatacctttttcacacagtatgcgtaaaatcaaatatgattctgtgTATGTTTCTATATATGGACTCCACTTGTATATTTTTCACAcagtatgcttaaaatcatatatgattttctataccTTACTCACACAATAcgcttaaaatcaaatatgattttgtatacctTTCTCACAcaatatgcttaaaatcaaatatgatattCATTGTTAACAACACATGCTTCATTGAAAGATTttacataaaacaaaatattaagatgagcaacaatttatctttaaataaaacaatagttataaaaaatattcataaaGGTCTTCCTCATGATTCAGTGAAAATCCACATGTTCAACTAAGTCGTTATCAGATAAAATTTGTTTAGGTGAAGAAACATCTACACCAATCAAATTTGATGGTAAAACAAATCCTTTGACTTCCAAACGAGACAGAGCCTGCAGATTTTGGTCAttttaaacaaatcaaatttgatttttaaaaatacacaTAACAAAGAAAACAGATACAAACACGTACCGCATAACAAGAAACACCTATTCTGACATGTTTCATATGTTGTAGTTTTATTAGAAGCATTTTAAGCAACTCTTCTTCATCATGCTTACGAGCCACCGGAAAAAAACGCGGCAAAACATAACCTAATTCCACCTCGAGTATACAAGATACATCTTGTAACAATATCTTTGAGATCCACAAACTAccaattatttttattgatgatataaaagGAGCATTGATGGTAAGATAAGATCGATCGTCTTCAACAATATAGCCATCTAAAACCAATTTCTTAACACTAGTGCAACTTATATCAAGCAATTCACCACTACAAGAACGTAACGTCAAACTGTTTAACAAAGGCCTTCCAAACATAATATTAGCAATCAAATGTTCATCTAATTCTGAATTTTCAATAGTTAAATGTGTAAGATTGTTCCACCTTATAGAAACGGTCGGACAAAGAAGACAGAAACCTAATTCGATATTTGTGAAATGTgaattcaaataaaatgatTGAACAGCTATTGAGAACTGATCTTCATCTTCCACATATCTCAGATACATTTTGAATTCTTTGACATTTTTATTAACAACAAACTCTATCCAACTATTGATATAAGAGACAAATCAATTATCAAAATTAGCATCTAATTCAAATTTATTTAGAATTCCCAACTCAtattgatttagggttttatcTATAGCAATATAAAAACTTAAAGACGGTTTATCACAaacttcaaaaacatcaaaaccaTGAATAGGAGAAGTATAAGATGGAAAATCAtcaagaaaaagacaaggaacAAATTTCCAAAGGTGTTCCCATCGTTTAGAAAGAGTACTTGTTCGAATTGAGAATTTAGTTTTATCCAAACGAGATAGAATTTGATCAGTAATTAAAGAATCAGGTAAGCATCTTAACTGATCtaccatttcataaaaatcaaatttgttaGAATAAATTTAGATCTGTgcgtatatatgtgtgtgtgtgtgtaatttccttttttatattttcttatctttttgGATTCTATCATTTTTGTACTTTTCctagaaaataaaatagatcaaaaatactaaaataaccttaaattataaaaaatataagtaatgaaaatcaaaaatgatttaaagTAGTAGGGGACGGGtgcatacggtacgcttaagggtttatggtttgaagtcgtagggttacaAAGTAAAACCTGAGGGgaaagttacattctaaaaccctaaatgctcaaccctaaaatgctaaaccctacaggagggggacgggtgcatacggtacgcttaagggtttatggtttgaagtcgtagggttagcctacggctaaccctacgacttcaaaccctaaaccctaagctacaaagtaaaacccgagggaaagttacattctaaaaccctaaatgctcaaccctaaaatgctaaagcctacaggagGGGGAAGGGTGCATACGGTatgcttaagggtttatggtttgaagtcgtagggttagccgtagggttagcctgcctaacggctaaccctacgacttcaaaccctaaaccctaagctacaaagtAAAACCCAAGGGgaaagttacattctaaaaccctaaatgctcaaccctaaaatgctaaagcctacaggagGGGAACGGGtgcatacggtacgcttaagggtttatggtttgaagtcgtagggttagcctaacggctTATTTAGTTTAGtatttaaatcaaaaatgattttgtatatattttcttaataaaagatTGGGCTTATTTATTTTGGGCTTTTAGCACAACCATTATGTATTTTCTTAATTAGGTCAACTGTTGAGGATATATACTCAACACTACCACCGCACTTTTAGTTTAAGAgactgtaaaaataaaaaagaaacacaaaaaacaaaaagtaaaacatagaTGGATGAGAATTTGTGTTCGAAAACAGCGCggttaaacaaattaaaagagcAAATTAGTGAAACTAGAGATCAAATGGATGCATGTGTGTAGAAAAttgaagaattaaaaaaaacgaGAAGAACAACAAATGgaattgtaagttttttttttagttacttTATTTAATGTTAATTAAGAATTACagttaatttatatgtttttcagATCTCCTACAACAGATGAAATATTTATACAAGTAAAAGTCACCCTAGTAAAAGCAGCTGGTTTTATTAtaaaagaccaagaaaagaaattaaagaaacTGCAGAAGAAATTCAAGGAAGGAGAGAAAGACATCGAGAAAGCAATGAACGAGTTTCAAGATCTTTGTTGTCGGTTATGTATGAAATAATCTTTGAAGTTTTATGATCTTTGTTGtaaattttatatgaaataatTAACTAGTTTTAggatttttgtgtttatcttttTTACAATTCATTTTTTATAGGTTTCTGATATGTACAACGTTTGTTTTGTATATGATTTAAAATGAGTTACATACAAAGAAACtcatataaaatcaaaagtgaTTTAAAGCATGAAGTGtgatattcaaaatcaaaaatgattttacgtatgTATTGGgtaaaacatatacaaaatcatatataattttatttataaatatagacaaaaaaaaatgagttcgatatcattaatcctattcaaaatcatatatgattttagtcgTAATTAGTCAACCAAGTAtaccaaatcatatatgattttgtgtaggacatttaggtaacttccatctcattcataaaaaaacaatacgaaatcaaaaatgattttatgcatcatttaggaaacctatgcaaaatcaaaaatgattttacacatacattagaggaaaactatagaaactcatttatgattttgtatattacatcgagtcaaaaccaaaataatttgcataaaaatataaccGTTTGAAGTCAtctatgattttaaacatagtgtaaattatccatacaaaatcatatttgattttatacatacttatacaaaatcatttttgaattatccataagaatgattttacgtatgcatgggggaaaacatatacaaaatcatatatgattttatttataaatatagacaaaaaaaatgagttcaaTATCATTATTCCTATTCAaaattgttaggtccagtttaggctataaactggagctctccagctgcatctggagagcatgaagaattgtccgaaatattagaagtccagttgcattgtacagtttaagcaactgatgacttcctccagttgagatctgaagacttaaatcttaagaccttccagttgaagtcgaagacaacaagtggaagaaaggaaatggcaatggcagcgaagcccagttgacatttcaccagatcaatcaactggagatccttcagtgtaaatgcctttacaatgctttacactgatcacgaggaggaccttttacactacatccttttaaccggacaataatcttgtctgtggataaaagtgcaaagatgcagagtggttgaataaagtaaccttttgtcttactttatttagcatacataaaggattatttactaaaacttttgtgtgctgtcaaccatatttgtactttgaagttgagatcccaatgctcatacttcgactataaatagaggtccttgcccaagcatttcaacaactttgcaaacacatacattctgcaatattggtgaacttgtgcaatattctctcaatcgcaaaaaggaacatttcacaactttaagtgtttcgattgttaggagaatttctaagtatagatcaattgtatttcataggttgttaggatatttacatctttgtattatcttggttccgcaacaaccttgtattttatttaacaatcaataaataaaatacacttgaaaaatacatattgtctcatcgatataaatacttgtcaattgtatctattgcattgtatatacttatttacattgttaccttaataagtaaacctcctgattacctggtacacaattactctaaactggtcacgtccagattaagtgattgtgttgcaaagtacactcaccattgacatagaggtgtcttcagcacccatctagaaatagttgggacttacaagtggtatcaaagcaggcaggttgaattgtttcaattgtataacctaggtctgcttcgatggctgctgaaggtgagaatggttctggtccaaatgaatctaatcctaatgttacaactcctttaaatactaaccctcctcctcctcctactcctggagcaagccacgtccatgtacattactccaacactccagttcccaaattcgatgggaatggtgagacctttggtacatggaaagctagaatgctcttgcattttggtgggatagagaggtatatgttgaaaatccttaaggatggaccatatatacccatgtccagtggtgttagccctcttcttgaCCCTACTGGGAaaagaggtaccagggaaaagtctgaggaacattggtcagacgaggatcgcagactggttgatcttgataccagactaaaaaacatgatccttgatGTTgttcctgaggaactaattccaacactcgTGCTAtttcccagtgctaaatctatgtgggatgaattagttctccagtttgaaggaggaaatgacacaatTGTCACCAGAACggttgctcttaacaagaagtatgaatccttctttgctcttcccaatgaaagtttaactgatacttacaccagatttactggcctaattaatcaacttagaggcttgggagtggagaaggataaggatattcttcttgagaaattctgtgatgtcttgccatccaaatgggcacacatagttcttgtcttaagacaaggtaaaaccttgcacaaccatactcttgcttccctttatggagccttcagattcactgaagataatgatgctgcaagaatattggctgagcaagatgctttaaaccatgctcagagttccaagttTGCCAACCTTACtaggcaaccttgtgctgctttaatgtctgctgagaatgtccagttacattctatgaaggagatgttaaacaacttactgaactctggcctaaccacaaatctaagtaatggttgtgaggaaactgacgatgatgatctggtagccatgattgctaaaacctttaataggttcaagcataaatctaatcgatttaatgggtctaataatgcttccagttcaagttctctggataaggccaatcttatctgctacaaatgtggtaagaaaggtcatttcatgaaggaatgcagatctagtcagatgaacaaccaaattggtcctgttgtcccaaattttgttaaaactgatgattataaggccaaatacaagaaacttaaggcccaaatcGCTCTCATGTCTCTAGAACaagaaaaggagaaagaaaagaacaagtgcatgatggctcaaactgaagggaaatgggaactctctgatgattcatctgatgatgaagaagagattagagatgtgtgtttcatggcattagaaaatcaacaaccagtggtaaaagatgatgttgtttctggaagatgggtagacatcattttaaagaaggtaagagattatgatgttgaattggATACAGAattaaaactggatattgctgaatcattaaatgacgaccagttatttgttgaaactatgagaactgactgtgaaagatacttggaaactgttttaattgagtttaacaacatgaaaggtcaaattaatgatttggaAAGTGTCTAGTTGGCTCTCAaggagtcagatttgaaaaatgaggcattggaaagagataaccaaaaactaaaatttgatcttgaaaaagaacacatggttatcaattcttgggtacaagcatctggtaaaaattatgacgctttttcaaaaaccattgatgctcaaaaaactgcctggaaatctagtgatcttcagatggcagctgttttgcccacaattcaccagatgccagaatcagttagagttgagactcctTATGACTCCTCAaacattgccaaatctgaatccattgagaccacccctgttgaggtcaaaattggagccaagaaggctaaagctctaGTTAAAAGGGAAactggtgataatcctttacctcaaaagtccaaagagcccaaaaCTCCAAAGACTCAAAATTTTGCTGAACCCACGTCCAAGTTCCAGCAGCTTGaagaaaacaactttttgttaaaactggagagtcaaatccaaaatttgtcaaggcaagtacaaagttgtactgccagaataaaaaaatctggaaggagcttcgtcttcttcagttgaaaaacaagttgttaaaactcctccattgaagcaaaagcaaaaacaaaatcaatctgctaaaaaaggaggatgttgttgttcccatcaaaccaattgtttttactcctgaagct
Coding sequences within:
- the LOC122591547 gene encoding protein FAR1-RELATED SEQUENCE 5-like, which translates into the protein MSGFESAMMKQRSKQEKLDAETIKKTPILNTKLKIEMHASKLYTKTVFQMIQKEIEAGLYDCLVAQMTAEEECQIYIINEMLKRKVKETGQNVIQYKVLHNLRDGSVVCTCRHYLRLGLLCRHCFSVLKNNNIDEIHTQYIMRRWTKGIIPPDLRSSRNRFDNGNVGTQKLVAEASSVFEDCLHLVVNDDEKLKEFLEKVKSLKSEVGAVMANQPPKKKNEVISRMMGVEKPDSNEIKNAPVGVYKGCGTVNRIMGGKEKGIKESNKRKRKCTTCGDTNHNSRTYGKKKQKFNEKVNTEGASNN